aatcatatAGTTTGGAAATATTTTCCAGGACTTGTAGATTATATCTTATGAAATgtctgcgtgcatgtgtgtgtatgtgtgtgtgttttctttgctccATCTTCTGAGTGGTTACTTAGGCCTGTTTCCAGCTCAAATACTTTTGTTCACTCGCACTGTGAGACATGTTTTGCTGTGGTCTGACTGTTGATCAAATAGCAGTGTGGAGATTTCCACCCTCACCTCATTGCACATTGTTAACAGATAAAGTTTAAAGCAAACAATTCATGGATGTGGGAGCAAAGGAAGCGTGACTCCCCAGATGTCCTAAGATGGCATGTGAGAAATTCCCCAAGCAGATCAGAACTCTTGAGACAAAAAGATCTGACATGAGAATCtgatatatatgtgtgtgtgtttattgttttattgtcttgctttgccctctgcctcctctgtaAGCAGAAATTAGTGAATTTGTTGAGTCAGTATGTAAATCTCCATGAAGAAGCATGTTTGCTCCTGATACCTCTGCAGTTTCAACTTTCGGGTAACAAGATTTGCTCTGATAAACAAAGTacagtttgtttctctttcaaaGCCATGAACTTCAGGAGGGATGTTTTGATTCTGGAAAAATAATGTTGCCATGAGAGGTGCCACTGCTGAACCATCAGAAACCAGAGCAGGACACAGTAAACTGCGTAAATAATGGTGGTAAGACGTGACATTGTCCTGCATCCTACTAGGAAAGGCATTAAAATTTCTTACCAGCTATCAGGACGGATGCAAATGCAACCTCAGATCTGAGTGATTGAAGCCACACTGCACAGTGGCAGCTCTGCACAAAGGAAGACTGCAGTGCATATGGCTCGCACAAATTCGATCAATCTGTGTCCAATTGCATTACGCTGGCACCGAAAAACTGTAATGTCTATATAACTTGATTCAAACATGATAAAATGAGCAAAGACAAATATTTGTGAGTCTGCAGTGCTGTGGCTGAAGCCACAGTGACTTCAGAGAAACCTCACCCAGCTCTGGTCTGCTACACATCATGGCTGCACTTCCTTTGAAATCATTTATTAGACGACTTTTGTACTGATTGCTAATTTCATGGGGACATTTTGGTAGACAGGAAACAAAATGTCCAAAACCGAACAGTTGGAGGGAAAAATAAAGGAAGACATATGGTTTTCACATATGTAACAAATATGTGTCCATTAACCTCATGTTGTTTCCCAAAGGAGGACGATGTTTATATTATTCTTCTCAACTCTGCTGAAGTGAAGAGTGGTAAATATTTCCAGAAATGCTCTGGCGTGGCTAATAAATGACCCCAAGCCATGTGCTCAAAACATAGCTGGGAGTTTTACATAGTCATGAAGTACATTTGACTGAtttggaagaaaacaaagaagtcaTAAATGAAACCACAATCAAATCCAACTGAAACCTCAgcaaacaaatatatttttgctacacacacaaagaaaggcAAATATGACTTTGTTTATATGGTAATGATAATAAGTGAAGCCACATccaaataaaaatgttgcataTCTTTTGATAAACATAAATTAAACAGAAACACGAAATGAAACAATGAGACAAAGTCATaatgatttcaaatgaaaagcagaaattCAAGAAATAGGAGCATTCCTGTAAATCTGTTGTCATCTTTATCACTCCtctatttgacaaaaaaacaacaacttttgaATAATAGAAGAGAAACTTCACCTGCAATTAGAATGAGTTTTCTCACagcacttttgaaaaaaaaaacaaaaacttaaagTGTGACTGGTCGTCAGTTGTCTGTGTGTTGTCATTCGGAAAGAAATACTCCTAAGGATAAATAAGACTACGCCTGAAGCTCTTAGCAATTACTAACTAAAAACTGATGAAATTTCACCACCCTGTGGACAACAACGGAATTCCATCTCACAAGCCACATCGTGAAAACATCAGGCAGTAGCAGCGAAAGTAGTGAAGGGcaaaaagagagcagcagagctgacgCTTCACTCTCTGTCAGACTGCTGTAGCGAACCCTATCCGGTTATTGCGACGGTCAAACTCTGTGTAGTAACGGGCGATGAAGTTAGCGCCCAGAATCCAGAtgggaccagcagggggcggcacGTCCAAGCCCCGGAAGGTGACGATGCAGACGTCGCCTTCAATCTGCGATTGCTGAAGCCACAAAAAAATAAGTTCAGTTATTACTATCAGCCACTGTGGCTTTACatatatagaatagaatacatATTATATCTAATCACTATGTTATTGTACCATGTGCTCTCATGGAATACTGGAAAAGTACATTTAGACCTCATATAAACCTGCTCAGGTTTTCTCCTGGGTTCATTGGCTAAGTGTTTCATCATTCGTCTCTCAGTCTGAGcctttttattttccagaaaTAAGTGCTGTATTAGTATTGGAGAAATGTCAGAATCAAATTCCCAATCTGATTACTTCATGCTATCAATACTTCATCCAATAAAACAGTAAATTCAGCTGTCTTTGTGTCTGACAGGAGTGTGGAGTTCACATTCAGAGCGATTGGCTTCTAAATatgtcactgaaaacaacaccCTGCTTTAGTCGTTTTTACTGGAAGTATGTGAATGTACAGGGATTCGAAATGACTGACTCATTGTTTCCTGAGCTCTTTACGCTGCACAGCTGTATGTTTATTGTGACGAGACTGGATATTGTTCATGTGTCTTACCCATAGGATATAATcctcctgtgtgagtgtgtactcCTGACCACCCAGGTGGAAAATGATGCTGGGCAACATCTTCACAGCATCGCAGTCAACTTTGTACTGGAGCAAAAGGAAAGGTCGACGGAGGTCATGAGACTCAACAACGCGGTGTTTTGTTGCGTAGAGCATGTCCGACATGTAAAAACTTACTCCGCTTTCATCCAGCTGTGCTCCGATGGTTTTCATCAGCATGGACACCGAGGAGGCGGGACCTGTGATGTAGGAGGAACCCGTGTCAATAACAGCTGTGCAGCCCTCAGCGCAGAACATCATCTCCGTCCCCACGGACACTCTGGGAAAACACGAgagatggaaaacaaacagttaGACTTTCTCAAATGCTACGAAACACTGCGAAAGTGGAAGAAGTCAAAGATCTCACCCTTTCATGGTCACTTCCCATTTGCCCATTTCACTGGTGTCCACATAATTAAAGGCTCCGGTGTAGTAGCTGGGGTCTGTGCCGCCCAGGACCAGCTCTCCGCCTGGGGAGTGTTTTGGATCGCTGAAAAAAATCGAGAGGAACTGGCTTCAAACTGACATTTGCTTTGAATAATACCACAGTGGCGTTTAGTGATGGAGATTCAATGGAAAATCATATGACTCTTCAGCTGATGTTAGAACGTTTTCTCCACGATGACTCTACTGAGACGTGAAAACATCTTCATGTGTCTTTTAGCCGCACAAAATAAATGAGACTGAGGTTTGAAGAAACACACCTGAtcttttgtatatttttccTCGTCCGTCACGGAATTAAATTAAGCTCAGGAGGTGTTCCTaatgtctgtttttgtcctCAGTTAAGGTGTTTTTACTGAACAGATCCACCGGTAACAAGAAAACAGGTCCATGTTTTTAATAGTGCCACACTTCTGACTGCAGCTTTGCTGGAGCAGGAAAGAAGATTCTCTTCAACTCACCGACTGTAGTAGATCGAAAACACCTCCTCCTTGAGCACATGTTGGGACATGATGCGGTCAAACACTGGCGTGATGCCGTCGATGGCCACGTTGGGGTAACCCATCCCCAGGACGCCGTCGAACTTGGCAAAGATGAAGGGCATGGCGGAAAGAGAGGTGGCCTCAGCGAACACTTGGACCACAGGAATGCCTCCGACCTGCAGGTGAAAACAAAGAGGTTCAGTGGGGCAGGAAGAGCAAGGTCTGATCTTTAATGCATAGTAAAGCCCGCTGATTAGAAACTCACCACGACCACATCCTCACTCAGGAACCCCCGGACATTTCCTGAAGCGTACTGAATAGAAAATCCGGTTCCATTCTCAACGTAAGTCCGGGATTTCGAAGCGTCATACCTGTTGTGAGTATCTAAAAGTTCAAAATGCTTTTGAGTCATTAAATACTTTGCATTTGAGGAAAATTCATTGGCAAAAGTTTCCTACAAATCCCAACATGAGTTACTTTAATTCTTAATTTTAGACACACTTTAAGGTTTGAGGTTGTGGGAAACTGAGTGTTCACTGTCATGTGTTTCTGTAGGCGAGCTAGATGAGGTATCTCACTCTTATTCCCCCCCGTCCAGCAGCAGTGTAtgtgactgctgctgtttggtgagAAGCTTTCAGTGAACTGCAGATATTTAGAGAATGAGGGCTGGCCCAAGCAGTAAAACAGCAGGCCAACGAGCAAAACAAGACGCCGAGAATCAGAAAAATAAgccaagttaaaaaaaaaattaaaaaaaaacaattaccaTGAGAAAGCATTCTTCATCCTATCAGTTCACACATTGTACGTTGTTAAGAAGTAAATCATAATCCTTGTAAATGTCCAGTTAGTTTGCATGTGTGGACTTACAGCAGGCGGTGGAAAATGGAGAGCAGCTTTGTGAGGGTACCCACAAGTTGGCCGAGCCTGTATCAAATACCACATTGAACATCTGGGCCGGAGAGCCAATACTGATTTCTCCAAAGTACTGTGTCtggtgcaggggaaaaaaaagaagaaaacatttgtgtACTGTTAAAGCATTTTCCAGTGTGCTTTAGTCCACAGAGAATATTAGAAGTGTGGAAAACGACACGAGAAATTGACTCATTTTCAAGTAACATGATTTGCTTTTcgcctttttttaaacaacagtttgaaatatgttgaagactacttttttttccacttctctTGGCCTCATATATTTTGATAATAAAATCTGGTCTTTCCTTAATATatcaaaaaaaatccacatgcCTGAGTCTCACACATCAGACTGTTAACTCCAATATCTTGCAATGCAATGTCATGACTTCTTGACACTTTGATGACTAAGCTTCTGAAGTATTCCTCTAAGCGTGGAGAGCATTAAAGTGTCTCACGTCTAAGTAGTTGGTAAGAGGTGTGGGAACAGTGCCATTGTTCGAGTTGTCTTTGCTGTTCTGGGCCAGCTCCGTCAACACCTGCTCTGCAGACACTCCCATCTCTTGCAGTGTCTCCCTGATAGATGGCATCTTCTTCAGAGCAATTCTGGAAATagcacagacaaaaaaaaaagaaaaaaaagatttcagaaAGTTAAATGAATACGCACATGATTTAAGAAACGAGACTGCTCTCCGCCGTATATTTTCCATGCTATATATCTGATGCATATGTTTGGTATTCATCCCAGTATAACAATGACcatttaataaaacacagaCTGCTGTTCTCCTAGCGCACAGCCAGAATAATGAACAAAAGCACATGCACAACCACAGCCCAAATCATTAGCCTTTGTAATGAGAAGGTACAACACATTCGCTTTCCTGTCCtagtttgttgtttgttttattcaccATGTTCCCTTTGAAGAAAGCACATTCTTACAGGAAATAATTAATGCTGAACTcttctctggaggaaaacgtgaATAGTTTTTACCTTCTCAAGGCATGGCTCATGGACATGGTgagcaacaaaacaaccaaacataTCCAGTGGTTGAGCAGCAGGGCCATGGCGGGCAGCGGGAGGTAAAGGCCAGTGAAGGAGGCTCTATCTGGATCTTCTTTGGTTTGTGATTATCCAGGTTTACTGAGGCTGAATCTGAGAAAGCTGCTTCCCTCTGCGGGTCTCTGCGTCCCTCCACTCTTTTTATATCAGGTCCTCGCCACAGTTCACTCGCCCATGGGCTGCCGGTTCTGGCCGCAGGCTTTCTTGGAGGTGACCATAAGAAaacaaccccccacccctctctcaTCCTCCACCCTAACCCTTGTGCCTTGGTCACACAACCCCTGCCGTGATAAAAAGGTCCCTGTGAGAgatctgaactttgacccccGAGAAACGGTGAAGACAGAAAGCAGGGATGCAGAGCTCTGCGGACTGCTGATTCTGCTTAACTGGACACTTTTGTTTGCGGAGCAATGAAGAGCTTTTAAGGAACTGAAACTTGCCGTTAGCTGTCAAAGTAGATTAGTTGGTTATTTTCACCGAAACCAAATTCAGTAAATATTACATCTGTTCCTTTGCCTGGCTGTTCTGAGGAAATCATGCAATATTTCTTTGAAGCGCTGCCCTTCACTTTGCATTAGAAGTTTTCCCCAACCCAATTTGAAGTTAAAGATCAA
The DNA window shown above is from Salarias fasciatus chromosome 20, fSalaFa1.1, whole genome shotgun sequence and carries:
- the ren gene encoding renin — translated: MALLLNHWICLVVLLLTMSMSHALRRIALKKMPSIRETLQEMGVSAEQVLTELAQNSKDNSNNGTVPTPLTNYLDTQYFGEISIGSPAQMFNVVFDTGSANLWVPSQSCSPFSTACYTHNRYDASKSRTYVENGTGFSIQYASGNVRGFLSEDVVVVGGIPVVQVFAEATSLSAMPFIFAKFDGVLGMGYPNVAIDGITPVFDRIMSQHVLKEEVFSIYYSRDPKHSPGGELVLGGTDPSYYTGAFNYVDTSEMGKWEVTMKGVSVGTEMMFCAEGCTAVIDTGSSYITGPASSVSMLMKTIGAQLDESGYKVDCDAVKMLPSIIFHLGGQEYTLTQEDYILWQSQIEGDVCIVTFRGLDVPPPAGPIWILGANFIARYYTEFDRRNNRIGFATAV